From a region of the Impatiens glandulifera chromosome 4, dImpGla2.1, whole genome shotgun sequence genome:
- the LOC124936286 gene encoding uncharacterized protein LOC124936286 — METCGSLSLLKSYPKSQQWPIPFIQAPTFSSSSSINSNPRRRTQIRLGFDSGKNDINNGKQGKYFENIKDRFKRRRWWSEKDSTPPDQPPPGILDQIIESSFILKVLSAYGWGLPIILISLLIASGPKAFLMSMVFPIGESTLNLTFKKMSSLLSSSSSPASTKRKKKRKNPNLKEEDEMGDEEEEVSGQGKNPSNFGGWG; from the exons atGGAAACTTGTGGTTCTCTTTCTCTCCTAAAATCTTATCCTAAATCTCAACAATGGCCGATCCCCTTTATCCAAGCACCtaccttttcttcttcttcttcaatcaacTCAAACCCTAGGCGTCGGACCCAGATTCGATTAGGGTTTGATTCTGGAAAAAACGATATAAataatgggaaacaaggtaAATACTTCGAAAACATTAAGGATCGTTTCAAGAGAAGACGTTGGTGGTCGGAAAAGGATTCGACACCACCGGATCAGCCTCCTCCTGGGATTCTTGACCAGATCATCGAAAGCTCTTTCATACTTAAG GTATTGAGTGCTTATGGATGGGGACTTCCAATCATCTTGATTTCTTTACTAATAGCATCTGGACCAAAAGCTTTTCTCATGTCAATGGTATTCCCTATTGGGGAATCAACTCTTAACTTGACATTCAAGAAGATGTCATCATtgttatcatcatcatcatcccctGCTTCAACAAAACgcaagaagaagaggaagaacccTAATTTGAAAGAGGAAGATGAAAtgggtgatgaagaagaagaagttagtGGACAAGGTAAAAACCCATCAAACTTTGGTGGGTGGGGTTAG
- the LOC124936935 gene encoding cysteine proteinase inhibitor A-like, producing MDEIKLGGIMEKGGAANSLEIEGLARFAIEDHNKKSNAKLELVNILKVKEQVVAGSMYYITLEATDAMGGGGEKKAYETKVWVKEWMDFKQVIEFKLVNHGDHHASSSPTV from the exons ATGGATGAAATAAAGCTGGGAGGAATTATGGAGAAGGGAGGTGCTGCCAATAGTTTGGAAATTGAAGGTCTGGCTCGATTCGCAATTGAAGATCACAACAAGAAATCT AATGCAAAGTTGGAATTGGTGAACATCTTGAAGGTGAAAGAACAGGTTGTGGCTGGATCTATGTATTATATAACTCTTGAGGCAACAGATGCTATGGGTGGTGGTGGTGAAAAGAAAGCTTATGAGACTAAGGTTTGGGTGAAGGAATGGATGGATTTTAAACAGGTTATTGAATTTAAGCTTGTTAATCATGGAGATCATCATGCTTCTTCTTCCCCAACAGTTTAA
- the LOC124936695 gene encoding mitochondrial import receptor subunit TOM9-2-like encodes MASRGGILSKFSNAVSQSPIVYRGKRAASDVGYVANRLLESTKKAAWIAGTTFLILIVPLIIEMDREQQLNELDMQQASLLGTPSLGSTAGPLN; translated from the coding sequence ATGGCGTCTCGAGGCGGTATCCTATCGAAGTTTTCAAACGCCGTCTCCCAATCTCCGATTGTCTACCGAGGAAAGCGAGCGGCTTCTGACGTAGGTTACGTGGCGAATCGCCTCCTAGAATCCACCAAAAAAGCTGCTTGGATCGCTGGTACGACCTTCCTTATTCTGATCGTCCCTCTCATCATCGAAATGGATCGCGAACAGCAGCTTAACGAACTCGATATGCAACAGGCTAGTCTTCTTGGAACTCCTTCCCTCGGCTCCACCGCAGGCCCATTAAATTGA
- the LOC124933769 gene encoding ammonium transporter 1 member 1-like has protein sequence MDSLVCSPEDLAKFFSSNTTDHNLAAAYICNRFSTISDSLKDTSFAVDSTYLLFSAYLVFAMQLGFAMLCAGSVRAKNTMNIMLTNVLDAAAGGLFYYLFGFAFAFGGPSNGFIGHNNFALKSIPSSNFDYSYFLYQWAFAIAAAGITSGSIAERTQFVAYLIYSSFLTGFVYPVVSHWFWSSDGWASATNTENLLFGSGVIDFAGSGVVHMVGGIAGLYGALIEGPRIGRFEHSGRPVTLRGHSATLVVLGTFLLWFGWYGFNPGSFAKILVPYKSGYYYGQWSAVGRTAVTTTLAGCTAALTTLFGTRIISGHWNVTDVCNGLLGGFAAITSGCSVVEPWAAIICGFIAALVLIGCNKLAERVKYDDPLEAAQLHGGCGTWGVIFTALFATEKYVNEVYPGKEGRPYGLFMGGGGRLLGAHLIQILVIIAWVSATMGPLFIVLKKLNLLRISAEDETAGMDMTRHGGFAYAFELEENAKNSTLNPFGTS, from the coding sequence ATGGATTCTTTGGTCTGCTCCCCGGAAGATCTAGCCAAGTTCTTCAGTTCCAACACCACCGATCATAACCTTGCAGCCGCCTATATTTGCAATCGATTCTCAACCATCTCCGATAGCTTAAAAGATACATCATTCGCAGTTGATTCGACGTATCTTCTTTTCTCGGCCTATCTCGTGTTCGCAATGCAACTAGGTTTTGCAATGCTATGCGCGGGCTCGGTTCGTGCCAAAAACACGATGAACATCATGCTCACGAATGTACTAGATGCCGCTGCTGGTGGTCTTTTCTACTATCTATTTGGATTCGCTTTCGCATTTGGAGGTCCATCCAATGGTTTCATTGGGCATAATAATTTCGCGCTCAAATCTATCCCTTCATCGAATTTCGACTATAGTTACTTCCTCTACCAATGGGCTTTCGCTATCGCAGCTGCAGGGATCACAAGCGGATCCATAGCGGAAAGGACACAATTTGTTGCTTACTTAATCTACTCGTCTTTCCTTACTGGCTTTGTTTACCCGGTTGTCTCCCATTGGTTTTGGTCCTCAGATGGTTGGGCAAGCGCCACGAACACCGAAAACCTCTTGTTTGGATCCGGAGTAATCGACTTTGCCGGATCGGGCGTGGTTCACATGGTGGGTGGGATCGCTGGTTTATACGGAGCCTTAATTGAAGGCCCGAGGATAGGACGTTTCGAGCATTCGGGTCGACCCGTGACCCTACGGGGACATAGTGCCACATTGGTTGTCTTAGGGACGTTTCTTTTGTGGTTCGGATGGTACGGGTTTAACCCGGGCTCGTTTGCCAAGATCTTGGTCCCGTATAAAAGTGGATACTATTACGGGCAATGGAGCGCGGTAGGAAGGACGGCCGTGACTACCACCCTAGCCGGATGCACTGCGGCACTAACAACGCTTTTCGGAACACGAATCATTTCTGGCCATTGGAACGTAACCGACGTGTGCAATGGTCTATTAGGAGGATTCGCGGCCATTACATCTGGATGTTCAGTCGTGGAACCATGGGCTGCTATCATATGCGGATTCATAGCTGCCCTGGTTCTTATCGGATGTAATAAGTTGGCCGAGCGGGTCAAATACGATGACCCGCTCGAAGCTGCACAACTACACGGAGGTTGTGGCACATGGGGTGTAATATTCACGGCCTTGTTCGCCACCGAGAAGTACGTTAACGAAGTGTACCCCGGTAAAGAAGGTCGTCCATACGGGCTATTCATGGGCGGGGGAGGCCGGTTATTGGGGGCACACTTGATTCAAATCCTAGTGATTATTGCTTGGGTGAGTGCAACCATGGGTCcgttatttatagttttaaagAAGTTGAATTTGTTGCGTATCTCGGCCGAGGATGAGACCGCGGGTATGGATATGACCCGACATGGTGGTTTCGCATATGCTTTTGAATTAGAGGAGAATGCAAAAAATAGCACACTAAATCCATTTGGTACTAGTTAA
- the LOC124933767 gene encoding glycine, alanine and asparagine-rich protein-like, with protein MARDTVKPPATPVLARKIMVVAEPTRESASALQYALAHAVVEEDTLILLHLDSPNMWKNPLVTLFKRTPSTTASSFASATSLMMDMSKLGVGGGVGGSCGGGGGGGGGGGGGGGGGGSGGGGGSGCGGYGGGGGTGGVGVGGTIGGGGEVDFIDVLKQVCEKAQPKLKVQVEKVVVMDPRDKPNLILHHSTYHSVDLLVIGQRRSLSNDILR; from the coding sequence atggCACGCGACACCGTTAAACCACCTGCGACACCTGTATTGGCACGAAAGATCATGGTGGTGGCTGAGCCCACACGCGAGTCAGCATCCGCTCTCCAATATGCTCTTGCCCATGCAGTTGTAGAGGAGGACACCCTCATTCTTTTGCACCTCGATAGTCCTAACATGTGGAAGAATCCCCTCGTTACCCTTTTTAAAAGGACCCCTTCTACAACCGCTAGTTCCTTTGCATCCGCCACCTCCCTCATGATGGACATGAGCAAGTTAGGCGTGGGAGGTGGCGTGGGAGGTAGttgtggaggtggaggtggaggcgGCGGAGGCGGAGGTGGAGGCGGCGGAGGCGGAGGCAGTGGTGGAGGAGGAGGTAGTGGATGTGGCGGttatggtggtggtggaggaacGGGAGGAGTAGGAGTAGGAGGAACAATAGGGGGAGGAGGAGAGGTTGATTTCATCGACGTTTTAAAGCAAGTATGCGAAAAGGCTCAACCGAAACTCAAAGTGCAAGTCGAGAAGGTGGTAGTCATGGATCCGAGGGATAAACCAAACTTAATCCTTCACCATAGCACGTATCACTCCGTGGATCTACTTGTCATAGGCCAAAGGAGAAGtctatcaaatgatatattaagGTAA
- the LOC124937033 gene encoding cysteine proteinase inhibitor A-like — MANDILFGGIKEKEGSANSLEIEGLARFAIEDHNKKSNAQLELVNILKVEEQVVAGSIYYITLEATNAMGGGGEKKAYETKVWVKDWMNFKQVTEFKLVNGDQHASSSPTV; from the exons ATGGctaatgatatattatttggAGGAATTAAGGAGAAGGAAGGTTCTGCCAATAGTTTGGAAATTGAAGGTCTAGCAAGATTCGCAATTGAAGATCACAACAAGAAATCT AATGCACAGTTGGAATTGGTGAACATCTTGAAGGTGGAAGAACAGGTTGTGGCTggatctatatattatataactctTGAGGCAACAAATGCTATGGGTGGTGGTGGTGAAAAGAAAGCTTATGAGACTAAGGTTTGGGTAAAGGATTGGATGAATTTTAAACAGGTTACTGAGTTTAAGCTTGTTAATGGAGATCAGCATGCTTCTTCTTCCCCAACTGTTTAA